The following nucleotide sequence is from Pseudomonadales bacterium.
TGACGAAATATCTGGAATGGAGAGATGCAGCGCCAAGTGCAATCATCGTTGCACTTGGCGTACATATTGACGTTAAACTCTTGCCTAGTAGAAAGCCTGCAATCCGGTTTGCGCTCGACCTAGGATCAAGGCATGAATATCGTGAGTACCTTCATAGGTATTCACAGTTTCCAGGTTAACCATGTGCCGCATTACGGGGAACTCATCGGAAATACCGTTACCGCCGTGCATATCACGCGCCATCCGAGCCACTTCCAACGCCTTGCCACAAGAGTTACGTTTAAGTAATGAAATCAGTTCAGGCGCTAAACGACCTTCTTCACGCAAACGAGTTGCCCGCAGACAGCCTTGCAATGCCAATCCGATTTCAGTTTGCATATTAGCCAGTTTCAATTGAATCAGCTGGTTTTGCGCCAGCGGACGGCCAAACTGCTTACGATCCATTGTGTACTCACGCGCTGCGTGCCAGCAGGCTTCCGCTGCACCCAAAGAACCCCAGGCGATACCTAAGCGAGCGTTATTCAAACAACCGAAAGGGCCTTTCAAACCCTGGACGTTTGGCATCAGATTCTCTTCGGGAACGAATACTTCGTCCATGACCACTTCACCCGTGATAGAAGCTCGCAGTGAAAGCTTACCTTCTATTTTTGGTGCGCTCAGCCCTTTCCAACCTTTTTCCAGAATAAAACCACGAATCACGTTATCTTCAGTTTTTCCCCATACCACGAAAACATCCGCGATCGGCGAATTGGAAATCCACATTTTGGTGCCGCTCAGTTTGTAGCCGCCATCCACTTTCTTCGCTCGGGTTAACATGCTAGCCGGATCAGATCCTGCATTGGGCTCTGTCAGGCCAAAACAACCAATCCACTCACCGGTAGCCAATTTCGGCAGATATTTCTCCTTTTGCTCTTCCGTGCCGTAGGCATAGATGGGGTACATCACCAGGCTGGACTGTACGCTCATCATTGACCGGTAGCCCGAATCAATGCGCTCGACTTCACGCGCAATCAAACCGTAAGCGGTATAGCTCACACCGGAACAACCATAACCTTCAATAGTTGGGCCGAGCAAACCCAGCTCGCCCATTTCACGGAAAATCGACGGGTCAGTGGCTTCGTTCTGATAGGCTTCACGTACGCGCGGTGCCAGCTTATCCTGCGCATACTGGAAGGCTGTATCGCGCACCATACGCTCTTCTTCAGTTAATTGGTCTTCAAGTAAAAAAGGGTCTTCCCATTTGAAGGAGCCCCAGGAAGTTGGTGATACCATAAAATTTATCCTCCCATCAGTTGATGGTTGTTAGGTTACAGGTTGCCTGAAAAACTGCTAAATTTCAGACTTAAAAAGTGGCGCCACTTTAGCAAGTCATGTTATATATGTGAAATATATTATATTTATATTTTCTATATATTTAATTTATGGATATTCGACAACTCCAAATTTTCCGCAGCGTTGCTCAACAGCTCAATTTCAGCAAAGCCGCCGAAGAATTATTTATTGCCCAACCAGCAATTAGTATTGCGATTAAAAAACTGGAAACTGAATTAGACACCCCTTTGTTTAATCGCGCCAGCAAAAAAGTGAGCCTTACGCCGGAAGGTAAAGCACTGCTAAACCATGCCAACACCATCCTCAAACAGGTCGCCGACGCGAAAACAGAAATGCATTCACTGCGCGGCCTCGAGCGCGGAGAAGTGCGAATCGCCATGCCCGCCATGCTGGGAGCCTACCATTTCCCCGCGCTGTTTGACCACTTTATGCGCCAACATCCGAGTTTGCAAATTTATGTCGAGGAGGAAGGTACCAGACAAATCGAGCAGCATCTTTTAGATGGCTCCATCGATTTGGGCGTCGTGATCATGGAGCAAGCTCCTGAAACCTTAGAAGTACACCCCCTCATCAATGAAGAAATGGTGGTTTGCACCTCCCCCTCTCATCGTTTTGCCAAGCGCGGTAAAATTAGTGCTGAAGAATTTTTCGAAGAAAACCTGATTCTTATTAAACAAGGCTACTTCCTGAGAGAAACGATAGACCGGTTAAGCCTGCAGTTACAAAAGACCCCAAAAATAATATTCGAAACCAATTTGATGTTGTTGATTAAGCGACTGGTCCTCAGCGGCAAAGGGATCAGCACCTGTTTACAGTTCGTGTTAAAGGAAGAAACCGAATTAAAAGGAATATCTTTTGACCCACCGATTTTTTTACCCATGGGGTTAGCTTGGAAAAAGGATCATTATCTGTCAGCTGCGAACCGCGCTATCGTTAATTTTTTGCTCAATCCATCCCGTCTTAATAAGGAGTCGGTGCTGACGCAACCTCCTGAATAGTGCGATAATGCGCCGCTTTACAGACAATCAACGCAATCAGAGGCCACTTTCCACCAATGAAACTTAAGCTCGGCATCCCCAAAGGTAGCTTGCAGGAATCGACCCTAAAAATATTTAAACAGGCTGGCTACGATATCGGCGTTACCAGCCGCAACTATTACCCATCCATTAACGACGACGAAATCGAATGCATGCTAATCCGTGCCCAGGAAATGGCACGCTATGTCGAACATGGCCAGCTCGATTGCGGTTTGACCGGGTTGGACTGGATTAAAGAGAATCGTGCCGATGTGGTCGAAGTCTGTGAACTGGTGTACGCCAAAGCGAGTTTTCGACCCATCAAATGGGTGCTAGCGGTAAAAGAGGGTTCTTCATATAAATCTGCAAAAGACCTCCAGGGTAAAACTATCGCTACGGAGGTTGTTAATCTCACTACAGACTATTTGGCCTTACATGGCGTTAGTGCAAACGTGGAATATAGCTGGGGGGCGACTGAAGTTAAAGTCCCTGACCTAGCAGATGCCATTGTTGAAATTACCGAAACCGGTTCTTCGCTACGCGCCAACAACCTAACCATTATCGACACGGTGCTGGAAACCACTACCCGCTTTATTGCCAATAAAGCGGCGTACCAAGACCCGCAAAAAAGAGCAAAAATTGAAAGTATCGTAATGATGCTGCAGTCTGTGATTAATGCGGTACCTAAAGTCTGCATCATGCTAAATGCGCCAGAGGCAAGACTAACAGAGATATTAGAGGTACTGCCCTGCGAAATGCCGACAGTGTCGCACCTGAGCAAGGGAGACTGGGTGGATATTACCGCAGTGATAGACAAAAACACCCTACGCGATGTATTGCCTCTGCTTAAAGCTCAGGGAGCCAGATCGATTATTGAGCTGCCCATTAGCAAAATTATCGATTAGACAATCGTATTCCCCCTGCCATTAGGGGTCGCTGCCCGACCCCTAAATATTATTAACTTTCTTCCTCAATCGAGACACCGCTCCAATCATATTAACTCCTTAAAAATTAACCTACTGATTTCCGCAATTCCAGGGAAGTATCTTTTGGATACACAACGCAAAAACTTATGTGTTGCCGAATATTACTCACTCAATTCAGTACTCAAGAAGCGGTCAACATTTTTGAATTGTTTGCCACCGTCGTTTTATTCCGTCCAGATTTTTTTGACTCGTATAGTGCATTATCAACTCGTTTCAACCATGCCTCTGCAGTTTCCCCCTCCTCCAACTCTGCAACACCTAAAGAAATGGTGACCCCATACGACTCTAAAGGCTGATCCTGTAGTACTGCAATACGCAGTTTCTCGGCGATCATCAACGCATCAGCTAATGCTGAACCTCGCAATATGACAATAAACTCCTCACCTCCATAGCGATAAAGTCTATCGGTTAAGCGGATATTACCGCTAATCACATGACATATTCGCACCAAGAGATTATCACCAATTGAGTGCCCATGTATGTCGTTAGCCTTTTTAAAATGATCAAGGTCTAGCAAAATCGCAGCAATAGGCTCTTGACTCCGTTTTTTAATTTCTATGGATTCCTTTAATTTTTGCGATAGCGCACGCCGATTCTTAACCCCAGTCAGGTGATCCACTGTTGCGATTTTCGCTAACAGGTCGCGCTGATGGTAGGTTCGGGAGGCAAAAATATAAGCAACAACATTTGTCATGAAGACAGCGCCAAAGAAAGTTGACACTTCACCAGGATCGTTGTCTCGCAGAATAACCGGTAAAAGGGCCATTAAGCCCATGCCATTGATCCAACAGGCATGATTTAACTTTGTTACAAAAAAAGACAGCAGCATTACCGGAAATAACCAAAGCACCAATACCGCTCCCTTCGAATAAACCACGGCAATCACCGCCAACATGGAACAAATGCTCACCAACCAACGGGTTGTTCTTACATTACCGGTACACCATGTCACCGCGCCAATTGCTGATAACCCCACAAAGATCATGAGGTCAATTAGCGCAAGCCGATAATCCCCTTCAATAAGCCTAAATAGAGCAAAAGGCAGGACAATGAGTGAGATGGCGAGACAGCTGGAAGATATAATCAACTCTTCCGTTGATCGCTTCTGACCATTCTCATTAACCATAGTCATATCGAGTCCAGCGTTTTAAATATCAAAGATATAAACAGTGTCTTAATGGTTAAGCTTAGTTTTAATGATCTTCTTATAACTATTTAAAAATTAAATAATTCATCATTTCTTGATGCAATACAGAGGTCTGCACCCGAATCGTCACAGAATATAGGCTTCTACAAATAGAAGGAGTATAATGCCGCTCCTTTTTGAAATGGCGCAACACACCCAGATTTATGGCGAAAAAACTCTTTATTAAAACCCATGGCTGTCAGATGAATGAATATGATTCGTCACGTATGGCGGATTTACTGGGTGTCAGCCATGCCCTGGAAGTCACTGATAATGAAGCCGAAGCTGATGTAATTTTACTCAACACCTGCTCTATTCGCGAAAAAGCGCAGGAAAAAGTGTTCCATCAATTAGGCCGCTGGAAAAAACTCAAAGAAAAAAATCCAGATTTATTAATCGGTGTCGGCGGCTGCGTCGCCAGCCAGGAAGGCAAGGCAATACGCGATCGTGCTCCCTATGTGGATATGGTTTTCGGCCCGCAAACCCTGCACCGTGTACCCGAAATGATTGATGCTACGCGCAAAAACCACATCCCCGTAGTCGATATCTCTTTTCCGGAAATCGAAAAATTTGACCGTTTACCAGAGCCCAAGGTGGACGGCCCAAGCGCCTTCGTTTCAATTATGGAAGGCTGTAGCAAATATTGCACTTTTTGCGTAGTTCCCTACACCAGAGGCGAAGAGGTTAGCCGCCCCTTCGACGATGTCATTGCAGAAATAGCTCACTTAGCAGCGCAAGGCGTACGTGAAGTCAACCTGCTCGGACAAAACGTCAATGCTTACCGGGGTTTATCCCACGATGGCAATCAGGTCGATCTGGCTGAACTGATAACCTATATCGCCGCCATTGACGGCATAGATCGCATCCGTTACACCACTTCTCATCCGGTGGAGTTTACAGATCGTTTAATTGATGTTTACGGGCAAGTGCCAGAACTCGTCAGCCACTTACATTTGCCAGTACAGAGTGGTTCCAACCGAATTCTCGCCGCCATGAAACGTGGCCATACGGTGGAAGAATACAGCGACAAAATTCGCCGACTACGTAATATTCGTCCGGATATTTGCATGTCTTCAGATTTTATTGTCGGTTTCCCCGGTGAAACCGCTGAAGATTTTGCCGATACCATGCAACTCATCCAAGAAATTGGCTACGATAATTCCTTTAGTTTTGTTTACAGCGCGCGTCCAGGAACCCCCGCCGCCGAATTAAAATGCGACACAGAGGAAGCAGAGAAGAAGCAAAGGCTGCAGATTCTGCAAAGCCGCATTATTCAGCAGACTATGGCGATCAGCGCAGCCATGGTAGGTAGTACTCAACGGATTCTCGTTAGTGGGCCTTCAAAGAAAGATCCTGGCAAATGGCAGGGTAGGACTGAGAATAATAGAGTTGTCATTTTTCAATCTGACAATAAAGATCTCATTGGGAAGTTTGTCGATGTACAAATTACGGAGGCACTACCTCATTCCCTGCGTGCTGAAATAACAGCGAATTTCACAGCCTATTAATACTTTATTGAATATTAAATGTTTCATTTAATGTGTTTTGCTATAACTGATCAGTAAGATTATCTTTTCATCAAAGCCCAAATCAATATACTGACAGGTAACACCCTAAATTAATGGAGAGTAAATAACCACTTTGGATACTGAGTTACAGTCAGTGACCCACAATTTGTCGCTGCAACCGGATGATAGCAAACGCCTTGCCAGCCTGTGTGGGCAACTAGATGAAAACCTGAGGCTTATAGAACGTCGCCTTGGTATTGAGATATCCAATCGGGGCAACAACTTTCAGTTATTTGGCAGCGCCGACAAAGTTCAGACAGCCAATACACTGCTGGAAAACCTTTACCTATCAACCAAGAATAGTCAGATCACTCCCCATGAAATCCACTTGGCTTTACAGGATAACGAAGCAGCGTCTATGCCCGCGAATTCTGAAAAATCCTGGGTGATCCAGACTAAGCGATCTACGATCAAACCGCGTGGCGTGAATCAGCGCAATTATGTCAAGAATATTCATGAGCTTGATATTAATTTTGGTATTGGTCCGGCTGGCACCGGTAAAACTTATCTCGCTGTCGCCTGTGCAGTGCATGCTTTAGAGAAGGATGAAGTGCGCCGAATCGTATTAGTGCGTCCGGCGGTAGAAGCAGGAGAAAAACTTGGCTTTCTCCCTGGCGATTTGGCACAAAAAGTCGACCCTTATTTACGCCCACTCTATGACGCGCTCTATGAAATGCTTGGATTTGAGCAGGTGGCACGCCTGATAGATCGTAATATCATAGAAGTTGCGCCCCTAGCATACATGCGCGGACGCACACTTAATGACGCCTTTATTATTCTGGACGAAAGCCAAAATACCACTCAAGAACAAATGAAAATGTTTCTAACCCGCATTGGCTTTGGCGCGAAGGCGGTTATCACCGGCGATATTACTCAGGTCGATTTGCCACAGGGGAAAAAATCCGGCTTGATGCATGCCATTAAAGTACTCAACAATATCAAGGGAATAGGTTTCACTCATTTCAAAGCTCAAGATGTCGTGCGCCATTCACTCGTACAAAAAATCGTCGAAGCCTATGACGAGTTCGATCAGCAAAACAATAACCGTGACTAGCCATGACCGAAATTTTCGTTGATATCCAGCGTTCATCTGATGCGCCCGGTACCCCGAGCGACGAGGAGATTGAGTCGTGGATTCATCAGGCGTTGCAAGATCAACTCAGTGATATCCGGGAAATAGAACTCTGTATTCGCTTGGTGGACAATGACGAAAGCGCAACACTTAACCAAACCTATCGCAACAAGGCTGGCGCCACCAATGTTTTATCTTTCCCATTTGAAGCTCCTCCGGGCTTTCCACAAACGACAAACCATCGTCTATTAGGCGACATCATCATTTGTGTGCCTTTGGTGGCGCAGGAAGCGAGCGATCAGAACAAAAGCGTAAACGCACACTGGGCACATTTGGTTGTTCATGGCATATTGCACTTACTAGGCTACGACCATCAAGATACAAACGACGCTAAAGCCATGGAGCGCCAGGAAATCCACATCCTCTCTCATTTCAACATTGCTGATCCCTATCAAGAGCTTACCATTACTCACCCGAATGAAACCGACTAAACCATGAACGACGACAAACTGCTCGACAGCCAGGAACCGAAATCCTGGTTGCAAAAAATTACCCAAGTTTTTAGTAACGAACCAAAAGGCAAGGAGGATATCCTCGCCTTTCTGAGAGAAGCTCAGGATAAACAGCTTCTGGATGGTGTTGTTTTTAATATTATCCAAGGCGCGCTTGAAGTCACGGACATGAAAGTTCGAGACATAATGATTCCGCGTCCCCAAATGGTCGTTGTAAAGGCCCACCAGACACCTGAAGAATTTTTACCCACGATTACGGCTTCCGGGCACTCACGCTTCCCTGTGATCGGAGAAAGCTTCGACGAAATCCTCGGCATCCTACTAGCCAAAGATTTATTGCCTCTACTGTTAAATACCAATTTAGAAAAATTCCGGCTCAAAGATATTTTACGTCCAGTGACGGTCATTCCTGAAAGCAAGCGTCTGAGTACCTTACTGAACGAGTTTCGTTCCAACCGCAACCATATGGCTGTGGTCATCGACGAATACGGCGGAGTATCCGGCTTGGTAACCATTGAAGACGTATTGGAAGAAATAGTAGGCGAAATTGAAGACGAATTTGATATTGATGCGGAAGATGCCTGGATCCGGGAGACAGAAGACGGACGCTGCATTGTGAACGCACTGACGCCCATCGATGAGTTTAATGAACACTTCAATCTCGAGTTTAGCGATGAGGAGTTTGATACTATTGGCGGTATCGTTATGCAGCATTTTGGCCGGTTACCCGAGCGCCATGAAGCTGTTGAAATTGCAGGGCTTACCTTTAAGGTGTTGGCTGCTGATAACCGACGAATTCGCTCTCTTAAGGTAACTCCCTGTAACAGGCAAACCTCTCCCGCCTAGCATGGTATTTCGACTAAGCCAACCACCAAGCAGCATTCTCGCAACTGTTGCTGGCGGGCTAGCACCTTTGTCATTCGCCCCCTTTAAGATTTGGCCAATGGGGGTTATTTCTCTATTTTTTTTCCTAATGGCACTGGCTTCCTCCACCCCAAAGCAAGCCTTTTTCCGAGGCTGGTTATATGGTCTTGGCTTCTTCGGCGTTGGCGCTTCTTGGATATACTTTAGTATCCATGAGTATGGCTTCACATCGGTTCTATTTGCGCTCTTACTTACTGGACTATTTGTCGCTGGTTTAGCATTGCTGCTAAGCGCAACCTTTGCTTATCTCTATGTTAAGATTTTCAGCCAGCGCGAATACTGCGTATTAGTCTCATTTCCCG
It contains:
- a CDS encoding LysR family transcriptional regulator, whose translation is MDIRQLQIFRSVAQQLNFSKAAEELFIAQPAISIAIKKLETELDTPLFNRASKKVSLTPEGKALLNHANTILKQVADAKTEMHSLRGLERGEVRIAMPAMLGAYHFPALFDHFMRQHPSLQIYVEEEGTRQIEQHLLDGSIDLGVVIMEQAPETLEVHPLINEEMVVCTSPSHRFAKRGKISAEEFFEENLILIKQGYFLRETIDRLSLQLQKTPKIIFETNLMLLIKRLVLSGKGISTCLQFVLKEETELKGISFDPPIFLPMGLAWKKDHYLSAANRAIVNFLLNPSRLNKESVLTQPPE
- a CDS encoding acyl-CoA dehydrogenase, which gives rise to MVSPTSWGSFKWEDPFLLEDQLTEEERMVRDTAFQYAQDKLAPRVREAYQNEATDPSIFREMGELGLLGPTIEGYGCSGVSYTAYGLIAREVERIDSGYRSMMSVQSSLVMYPIYAYGTEEQKEKYLPKLATGEWIGCFGLTEPNAGSDPASMLTRAKKVDGGYKLSGTKMWISNSPIADVFVVWGKTEDNVIRGFILEKGWKGLSAPKIEGKLSLRASITGEVVMDEVFVPEENLMPNVQGLKGPFGCLNNARLGIAWGSLGAAEACWHAAREYTMDRKQFGRPLAQNQLIQLKLANMQTEIGLALQGCLRATRLREEGRLAPELISLLKRNSCGKALEVARMARDMHGGNGISDEFPVMRHMVNLETVNTYEGTHDIHALILGRAQTGLQAFY
- the miaB gene encoding tRNA (N6-isopentenyl adenosine(37)-C2)-methylthiotransferase MiaB yields the protein MAKKLFIKTHGCQMNEYDSSRMADLLGVSHALEVTDNEAEADVILLNTCSIREKAQEKVFHQLGRWKKLKEKNPDLLIGVGGCVASQEGKAIRDRAPYVDMVFGPQTLHRVPEMIDATRKNHIPVVDISFPEIEKFDRLPEPKVDGPSAFVSIMEGCSKYCTFCVVPYTRGEEVSRPFDDVIAEIAHLAAQGVREVNLLGQNVNAYRGLSHDGNQVDLAELITYIAAIDGIDRIRYTTSHPVEFTDRLIDVYGQVPELVSHLHLPVQSGSNRILAAMKRGHTVEEYSDKIRRLRNIRPDICMSSDFIVGFPGETAEDFADTMQLIQEIGYDNSFSFVYSARPGTPAAELKCDTEEAEKKQRLQILQSRIIQQTMAISAAMVGSTQRILVSGPSKKDPGKWQGRTENNRVVIFQSDNKDLIGKFVDVQITEALPHSLRAEITANFTAY
- the ybeY gene encoding rRNA maturation RNase YbeY, producing the protein MTEIFVDIQRSSDAPGTPSDEEIESWIHQALQDQLSDIREIELCIRLVDNDESATLNQTYRNKAGATNVLSFPFEAPPGFPQTTNHRLLGDIIICVPLVAQEASDQNKSVNAHWAHLVVHGILHLLGYDHQDTNDAKAMERQEIHILSHFNIADPYQELTITHPNETD
- a CDS encoding ATP phosphoribosyltransferase, translated to MKLKLGIPKGSLQESTLKIFKQAGYDIGVTSRNYYPSINDDEIECMLIRAQEMARYVEHGQLDCGLTGLDWIKENRADVVEVCELVYAKASFRPIKWVLAVKEGSSYKSAKDLQGKTIATEVVNLTTDYLALHGVSANVEYSWGATEVKVPDLADAIVEITETGSSLRANNLTIIDTVLETTTRFIANKAAYQDPQKRAKIESIVMMLQSVINAVPKVCIMLNAPEARLTEILEVLPCEMPTVSHLSKGDWVDITAVIDKNTLRDVLPLLKAQGARSIIELPISKIID
- a CDS encoding CBS domain-containing protein, yielding MNDDKLLDSQEPKSWLQKITQVFSNEPKGKEDILAFLREAQDKQLLDGVVFNIIQGALEVTDMKVRDIMIPRPQMVVVKAHQTPEEFLPTITASGHSRFPVIGESFDEILGILLAKDLLPLLLNTNLEKFRLKDILRPVTVIPESKRLSTLLNEFRSNRNHMAVVIDEYGGVSGLVTIEDVLEEIVGEIEDEFDIDAEDAWIRETEDGRCIVNALTPIDEFNEHFNLEFSDEEFDTIGGIVMQHFGRLPERHEAVEIAGLTFKVLAADNRRIRSLKVTPCNRQTSPA
- a CDS encoding GGDEF domain-containing protein; amino-acid sequence: MTMVNENGQKRSTEELIISSSCLAISLIVLPFALFRLIEGDYRLALIDLMIFVGLSAIGAVTWCTGNVRTTRWLVSICSMLAVIAVVYSKGAVLVLWLFPVMLLSFFVTKLNHACWINGMGLMALLPVILRDNDPGEVSTFFGAVFMTNVVAYIFASRTYHQRDLLAKIATVDHLTGVKNRRALSQKLKESIEIKKRSQEPIAAILLDLDHFKKANDIHGHSIGDNLLVRICHVISGNIRLTDRLYRYGGEEFIVILRGSALADALMIAEKLRIAVLQDQPLESYGVTISLGVAELEEGETAEAWLKRVDNALYESKKSGRNKTTVANNSKMLTAS
- a CDS encoding PhoH family protein, which gives rise to MTTLDTELQSVTHNLSLQPDDSKRLASLCGQLDENLRLIERRLGIEISNRGNNFQLFGSADKVQTANTLLENLYLSTKNSQITPHEIHLALQDNEAASMPANSEKSWVIQTKRSTIKPRGVNQRNYVKNIHELDINFGIGPAGTGKTYLAVACAVHALEKDEVRRIVLVRPAVEAGEKLGFLPGDLAQKVDPYLRPLYDALYEMLGFEQVARLIDRNIIEVAPLAYMRGRTLNDAFIILDESQNTTQEQMKMFLTRIGFGAKAVITGDITQVDLPQGKKSGLMHAIKVLNNIKGIGFTHFKAQDVVRHSLVQKIVEAYDEFDQQNNNRD